The following proteins are encoded in a genomic region of Ostrea edulis chromosome 7, xbOstEdul1.1, whole genome shotgun sequence:
- the LOC130046567 gene encoding ankyrin repeat domain-containing protein 29-like: MKICSIHIASVFNNIGILLFLLDQMHVNVNVKSERGFTALFLAASSKHVDEAAVQRGQTLNSVSVLLERGADVNTDSFSGATAVYMAAQHGHCNILRILVRNGANLNSTRLKGGDSPLHTATQSGYADVMEMLLDNDSEVDMRTVSGTTPLFIAAQECDSKIVELLLRYSANVNICRNDGVSPLAVAASKGKSEVAKLLLYKKADVDVCSRSGISPLFIAAQEGYSDIVALLLNCGAHINSKTENGVTPLFAACMKGNYKSVEELLKKHANVNLCEKTGTFPLFVACEKGFSDIVDLLIKKNARVNLCESVNNRSPLFIASARGHYPVIEKLLKAKADVNKCNNDGESPLFKAATIGDPQIVKCLLENHADINLQNSDGMPPLHIAAHFGYKGIVQLLLKHGANPKIIALNGKNAYDIARTQMHFDIAEIVASGIQTLKHDRKKRDCEIL; encoded by the coding sequence ATGAAGATATGCTCGATACATATTGCATCTGTCTTTAACAACATTGGTATTCTTCTGTTTCTCTTAGATCAAATGCATGTGAATGTCAATGTGAAATCAGAGAGAGGCTTCACTGCCCTTTTTCTTGCAGCATCCAGTAAACACGTTGATGAAGCTGCTGTTCAGAGAGGGCAAACATTAAATTCTGTATCAGTTTTACTAGAACGCGGTGCGGACGTAAATACAGATTCATTTTCTGGTGCCACTGCCGTTTACATGGCAGCACAGCACGGTCACTGCAATATCTTACGAATTTTAGTCAGAAACGGAGCTAATCTGAATTCGACAAGATTAAAAGGAGGTGATAGCCCCTTACATACTGCAACACAAAGTGGCTATGCTGATGTAATGGAAATGCTGCTAGACAATGACTCTGAAGTAGATATGCGCACTGTTTCTGGGACAACACCTCTATTTATTGCAGCGCAAGAGTGTGATAGCAAAATAGTAGAACTTTTATTGAGATATTCGGCAAACGTGAACATTTGCAGAAACGACGGTGTCAGTCCATTAGCAGTAGCGGCTTCAAAGGGAAAATCTGAAGTTGCAAAGCTGTTATTGTACAAAAAAGCTGATGTTGATGTTTGTTCAAGATCTGGCATTTCGCCCCTGTTCATTGCAGCACAAGAGGGATACAGTGATATTGTAGCATTATTGCTCAACTGTGGAGCACATATTAACTCAAAAACAGAAAATGGTGTAACTCCTCTTTTTGCAGCATGTATGAAAGGTAATTATAAATCTGTAGAAGAACTTTTGAAAAAACATGCAAATGTGAATTTGTGTGAGAAAACAGGAACTTTTCCTCTGTTTGTAGCCTGTGAAAAGGGATTTAGTGATATTGTGGATcttttaattaagaaaaatGCAAGGGTGAACTTATGTGAGTCAGTTAACAATCGAAGTCCTTTATTTATTGCTTCAGCAAGAGGGCATTATCCAGTGATTGAAAAACTGTTAAAGGCTAAAGCTGATGTAAACAAATGCAATAACGATGGCGAAAGTCCACTTTTTAAAGCGGCAACAATAGGTGATCCACAAATAGTGAAGTGTTTGCTCGAAAATCATGCGGATATAAATCTTCAGAACAGTGATGGAATGCCTCCTTTGCATATCGCTGCACACTTTGGATACAAGGGCATTGTGCAATTACTTCTAAAACATGGAGCTAACCCAAAAATCATTGCTCTGAACGGGAAGAATGCATATGATATAGCACGGACACAAATGCATTTTGATATCGCTGAAATAGTTGCCTCCGGTATTCAAACGTTGAAACATGATAGGAAAAAGAGAGATTGTGAGATTCTATAG